In the genome of Pieris rapae chromosome 6, ilPieRapa1.1, whole genome shotgun sequence, one region contains:
- the LOC110997066 gene encoding WD repeat domain phosphoinositide-interacting protein 4 isoform X1, with translation MARRRSSGITSLAFNQNQGCFTCCLTSGLRVYNVDPLVEKAHYSKEELGEVSLCEMVFRTNWLLMVRARRPCSLMLLDDQQRAFKAEVLFKSPIRALRARKDKVAVVLTSSIQVLSLPSLQRVALLRTPASSRPLCSLATDPNAVQLLAAPAHRKGSLQLLDISRAVKGAQSSSPAVVGCHQTDLVCLSLSANGAKLATASERGTIIRLWDTSTKQMIHELRRGSDYADVYCINFNWSGSLVCCVSDKGTLHVWAARGNYAHVCAPAASSTRALCAFTDDSSAVVISEDGTFHKFTFSAEGSCHRSDFEYFLQVGDDDEFLH, from the exons ATGGCGCGCCGAAGAAGCAGCGGAATCACAAGCCTGGCTTTTAACCAGAATCAAG gCTGCTTCACTTGTTGTCTTACCTCTGGCTTGCGTGTCTACAATGTGGACCCACTTGTTGAGAAGGCACATTACA GCAAAGAGGAGCTGGGCGAAGTATCACTATGTGAAATGGTGTTTCGTACCAATTGGCTACTTATGGTGCGAGCCCGAAGGCCCTGCAGCCTCATGCTTCTTGATGACCAGCAGCGTGCCTTTAAAGCCGAGGTCCTCTTCAAGTCGCCTATACGAGCATTGCGGGCCAGGAAAGATAA AGTGGCGGTAGTATTAACATCTTCGATCCAAGTTCTATCACTGCCATCGTTACAGCGTGTCGCCTTGCTACGTACGCCGGCGTCCTCCCGTCCGCTGTGTTCTCTTGCGACTGATCCCAACGCGGTACAATTACTGGCTGCGCCGGCGCATAGGAAGGGTTCGTTGCAATTGTTG GACATTTCTCGAGCGGTGAAAGGCGCTCAGTCCAGTTCACCGGCGGTGGTGGGTTGCCATCAAACTGACCTGGTTTGCCTTAGTCTGTCCGCAAATGGTGCGAAATTGGCGACTGCCTCTGAGCGAGGTACAATCATACGCCTGTGGGATACCAGTACTAAGCAGATGATACACGAACTAAGGCGAGGGTCGGATTATGCTGATGTGTACTG TATAAACTTCAATTGGTCGGGGTCGCTCGTGTGCTGCGTGTCGGATAAGGGCACGTTGCACGTGTGGGCCGCGCGCGGGAACTACGCGCACGTGTGCGCACCGGCCGCGTCCTCTACGCGGGCTCTGTGCGCTTTTACGGACGATTCCAGCGCTGtcg ttATAAGTGAGGATGGTACGTTTCACAAATTCACATTCTCTG
- the LOC110997066 gene encoding WD repeat domain phosphoinositide-interacting protein 4 isoform X2 produces the protein MVFRTNWLLMVRARRPCSLMLLDDQQRAFKAEVLFKSPIRALRARKDKVAVVLTSSIQVLSLPSLQRVALLRTPASSRPLCSLATDPNAVQLLAAPAHRKGSLQLLDISRAVKGAQSSSPAVVGCHQTDLVCLSLSANGAKLATASERGTIIRLWDTSTKQMIHELRRGSDYADVYCINFNWSGSLVCCVSDKGTLHVWAARGNYAHVCAPAASSTRALCAFTDDSSAVVISEDGTFHKFTFSAEGSCHRSDFEYFLQVGDDDEFLH, from the exons ATGGTGTTTCGTACCAATTGGCTACTTATGGTGCGAGCCCGAAGGCCCTGCAGCCTCATGCTTCTTGATGACCAGCAGCGTGCCTTTAAAGCCGAGGTCCTCTTCAAGTCGCCTATACGAGCATTGCGGGCCAGGAAAGATAA AGTGGCGGTAGTATTAACATCTTCGATCCAAGTTCTATCACTGCCATCGTTACAGCGTGTCGCCTTGCTACGTACGCCGGCGTCCTCCCGTCCGCTGTGTTCTCTTGCGACTGATCCCAACGCGGTACAATTACTGGCTGCGCCGGCGCATAGGAAGGGTTCGTTGCAATTGTTG GACATTTCTCGAGCGGTGAAAGGCGCTCAGTCCAGTTCACCGGCGGTGGTGGGTTGCCATCAAACTGACCTGGTTTGCCTTAGTCTGTCCGCAAATGGTGCGAAATTGGCGACTGCCTCTGAGCGAGGTACAATCATACGCCTGTGGGATACCAGTACTAAGCAGATGATACACGAACTAAGGCGAGGGTCGGATTATGCTGATGTGTACTG TATAAACTTCAATTGGTCGGGGTCGCTCGTGTGCTGCGTGTCGGATAAGGGCACGTTGCACGTGTGGGCCGCGCGCGGGAACTACGCGCACGTGTGCGCACCGGCCGCGTCCTCTACGCGGGCTCTGTGCGCTTTTACGGACGATTCCAGCGCTGtcg ttATAAGTGAGGATGGTACGTTTCACAAATTCACATTCTCTG